A stretch of DNA from Spirosoma endbachense:
TGATGCCCGCACTAGTTACCATAAACAAAATTTTTCTTTTCATTGTTGAGAAATTTAAGTTGTCAATTGATCAAAAGGTCACGAATTACTTTTTGCCATTCGGACTGAGAAGGCCAAATGATGTCGCCATCAGATTGTCTGAAAGTTCTCGTTGCACCTGCGCCACTTTTCCCGGATGTGATCCTGGTTCAACTCGGCATAAGTTTTAATTTCGTTGCCGTGACAGAATGAATACAAGTCCTCTTTCTGAGGAGGTGTGTCGTCAATATTAGTTGCCACCAGCGGCTTTAAGGATTACCTCTGCCACCTTTTCAGGTTGTGAAAGCATGGCCACGTGGCTGCTGGGCAGGTGAACGACGCTTGCCTTAATGTTCGCGGCCATTTCGGCTTCTACTTGAGGGGAGATAATGTGGTCGTTATCAGACACGATGAAGAAGCTCGGTCTGTTTTTCCATGCTGGATTCGACACTTTGGCGGATATCGTGCTTACATGAAACCTACCCTGTCCCGCAGCGATTAACTTTGCCTCGTTCAGGGGTAAATCCTGGGCAAAATGCTTTAAAACGGTTTCTTCTTTCAGCCTGATGAAGCCGTCGGCAATAATCGGGTCGGCTAAACCCGGCACATTCGGCAACTTCCGGACTTCGAAAGCATCCTTGGAGATCGTTTCGATACTCTGGCCTTCGTCGGGGGCATAGGCGGCCACATATACGAGCGCCTTAACCTTTTCATTGTTACCGGCCTGGGTAATGACAACGCCACCCCACGAATGCCCGACCAGAATGACATTTCCGCTCACTTCGGCAATCGCCCGGTTTACGAACACTACGTCGTCGTTTAGCGAGGTCAACGGATTTTGGACGGCGATGGTCTGATACCCTTTTTTCTGCAAAATCGGTATCACCTTGTTCCAGCTCGAACCGTCGGCGAAAGCACCGTGAACGAGGATAATTGTCGGTTTCTCGTCCGCGCCGGACGACCGGTATTGTGGCAGATAGTCTGCACTGGGCTCGATAGAAGAAATCATAGACATTAGGGTTACACTGGCCAACCCGGCCAGAAGTGATTTACTCGCTTTCATAAGAAGATATTAAGGGTAATACTGAATAAGTGTTGATGAAGCGTGGAGCTTTTATGACAATCAGGCAGTTCTGACGCATACATGCGCATACACTTCCAATCAATTTTCGATACCGATGTGCAAAACTGTGCTTATTTTACTAACTGCCGAACACGAACGGTAATGCATATACGTAGTCGACTTCTAGTAGCTGTTGGGTGATTTTTTCCTTGTACGGTCATTTACGACTTACGCCTGGCCGTCTCCTGTTTAGCTCCTTTCAACATACTCTGTTTCCAATAATCTAATTTCGAAACGATCATAGCATTTCCGATAAGGTCCAGCAGCTCCTGAGCCAGGCTTATCCCCAAGTATCGCTTCTCAAACCAATGTTCAGTTCATACAGATCAATGCATAAGCTCATAACCCGTTGATGAATTGAATCCATCTGGCGGACGCAGGCTTGAAGAAGTGAAGATTCCGGGGTACAGTGTCGCGAACGCAACCCCCAGGAGTCGGTAAATCAACCTCTTTCGGTCAGCCAACGTATGATTTCCTTGATGATTATTGTATTGTACTTGTCGTTGAGCAAATCGTGATAATATCCCTCATACAATTTCAGTTGCTTGTCAGTCGAGGACGTGTGCTCCATAAAATATTGGCTTCCAGTGGGCTTTGTGGCTTTGTCAGCGGTTCCATGAAGTATCAGAAGCGGAAGTTTAATTTGAGGCATTTCCTTTTTCAAGTATTCAGCCGCGAGTAAGAGTTGCTGCATTGTTTTGGCCGGTTGCTTTTCGTTTGCCAGCAAGGGGTCGTTATTCATTTTGTCCACAATAGCCTTGTCGCGGGAAAAATCTTCATTATTCAACCTGATCAGTCGTGTATGTGGAATGATATAACCCAGGAACTTCATTATAGCCAGGGCAAAGCCTGGCGCAGGAGTCTGAAATGCGAAACTTTCATAAATCAGCCCATTCAGCTTTCCCTGATTTCCCACCGCATAAACCGAAGCAAACACACCGCCCGCACTATGGCCCAATAAAAAAATAGCGATAGTTGGATGGGCTGATCTTGCAATATCTACCATCAAATCAATGTCCTCTACACTATCATGATAATCAGCGATATAATACCGTTCACCCTCAGAATTTCCTCTGCCTCGAATATCCATTGCGTAAACATCATATCCGTTTTCAGTGAGTTGAGCAGCGAACTTTTCATAATATCCGCTGTGGGAATTCAATCCATGAACGATCAGGACAATACCATTCGGTTCGCTACTTGTTGTCCAGTTTCTGTAAAAAATAGCCTGGCCCTCCTTGTTACGGAAAACGGATGTCGTTTGGGTTTTTCTAGAACTCATAAAACCGATTGTCAACAGCTTGAACTACCCTATCATTGATAATCCGACTATAAACAATTTCGTACCATTTAATCATCAAGAAGATAAAATAACTAAGTAATCAACGTAATAACCTGAAGATCAAATTCTTGCAATTTTTCAATATAATTTACAAAATAGAAAACGGAACCTTCCCGTTCCAATATTTTTGGAGGCAATACGATCCGGCTCCTAAACTTTTGGAGGTGATGTTGTTACGCAAAGCCTATAAGGCCCAGTCAGGTGCCTAAATCACCCCGCTGAATACCCAACTTAGCTAGTCTAGCTTCCAGGGTTGTCGGCTTTATTTTCAGTAATTCGGCGGCCCCATTGCTACCTCGT
This window harbors:
- a CDS encoding alpha/beta hydrolase; this encodes MSSRKTQTTSVFRNKEGQAIFYRNWTTSSEPNGIVLIVHGLNSHSGYYEKFAAQLTENGYDVYAMDIRGRGNSEGERYYIADYHDSVEDIDLMVDIARSAHPTIAIFLLGHSAGGVFASVYAVGNQGKLNGLIYESFAFQTPAPGFALAIMKFLGYIIPHTRLIRLNNEDFSRDKAIVDKMNNDPLLANEKQPAKTMQQLLLAAEYLKKEMPQIKLPLLILHGTADKATKPTGSQYFMEHTSSTDKQLKLYEGYYHDLLNDKYNTIIIKEIIRWLTERG
- a CDS encoding alpha/beta fold hydrolase codes for the protein MISSIEPSADYLPQYRSSGADEKPTIILVHGAFADGSSWNKVIPILQKKGYQTIAVQNPLTSLNDDVVFVNRAIAEVSGNVILVGHSWGGVVITQAGNNEKVKALVYVAAYAPDEGQSIETISKDAFEVRKLPNVPGLADPIIADGFIRLKEETVLKHFAQDLPLNEAKLIAAGQGRFHVSTISAKVSNPAWKNRPSFFIVSDNDHIISPQVEAEMAANIKASVVHLPSSHVAMLSQPEKVAEVILKAAGGN